One stretch of Rathayibacter festucae DSM 15932 DNA includes these proteins:
- a CDS encoding ERF family protein, with protein MAEEVPAPKKLAEALVAFRAVMPVVKRGTSGQAGSRAYKYADLATVEETAQPHLAANKLAITQPINTEENGFTYLSTVIRHESGESETSRLRIPIEGLRPQEVGSMITYYRRYAFTTNLGIAIEGEDDDGDAAEGSKVAVSRKPAPSTTKPASESQVTLIESLAKRKGKDDEWVLSTLEKVKSSAHASTVIDKLQELEDAQ; from the coding sequence ATGGCTGAGGAGGTACCAGCACCTAAGAAACTTGCCGAAGCCCTCGTAGCGTTCCGCGCAGTAATGCCGGTCGTCAAGCGTGGCACGTCAGGTCAGGCAGGCTCACGAGCGTACAAGTACGCAGACCTGGCCACCGTCGAGGAGACCGCCCAGCCGCACCTCGCAGCGAACAAGCTAGCGATCACGCAGCCGATCAACACAGAAGAGAACGGGTTCACCTACCTCAGCACAGTCATTCGGCACGAGTCCGGTGAGAGCGAGACAAGTCGTCTGCGCATCCCGATCGAGGGCCTACGACCGCAAGAGGTCGGATCGATGATCACCTACTACCGACGCTATGCGTTCACCACCAATCTCGGCATCGCCATTGAAGGCGAAGACGATGACGGTGACGCCGCCGAAGGATCGAAGGTGGCCGTCAGCCGAAAACCTGCACCGTCCACCACGAAGCCGGCCAGCGAGAGCCAGGTCACGCTGATTGAGTCTCTAGCGAAACGCAAGGGTAAGGACGACGAGTGGGTCCTGAGCACACTAGAGAAGGTCAAGAGCAGCGCTCACGCTTCAACGGTCATCGACAAGCTGCAAGAGCTTGAGGACGCGCAGTGA
- a CDS encoding replication-relaxation family protein: MILLDRDRQIVLSIGRFGQLAAGHVRALHFEGLTERPVYRALNRLIERGVLARIERRMIGGTGAGSGQYVYQLGSVGWRLAGKDGRYAPSKAVNHHTMAIVDAYIEVLRRAVAPRYRFDMVETEPDSHRTIGSVVVRPDLYFQISDMFEQEYRHWWLEVDRGTESRTKITQKLVAYVAAKRASKAFIPSVLFVAQDDRRARELRWMLEQYEHNDPELFLVSTASEFAGLIFE, encoded by the coding sequence ATGATTCTTCTCGACCGGGACCGCCAGATAGTGCTGTCGATTGGCCGCTTCGGGCAGCTGGCGGCGGGTCACGTCCGTGCACTGCATTTCGAAGGACTGACGGAGCGTCCTGTCTACAGGGCTCTGAATCGTTTGATAGAGCGCGGTGTCCTGGCACGCATTGAGCGGCGCATGATCGGCGGGACGGGGGCAGGTAGTGGCCAGTACGTCTACCAGCTCGGCAGCGTCGGTTGGCGACTCGCGGGGAAGGACGGACGGTACGCCCCTTCTAAGGCGGTGAACCACCACACCATGGCGATCGTGGACGCCTACATTGAGGTGCTGCGCCGGGCTGTGGCCCCGCGGTACCGCTTCGACATGGTGGAGACAGAGCCGGACAGCCACCGCACCATCGGCAGCGTGGTAGTCCGTCCAGACCTCTACTTCCAGATCTCGGACATGTTCGAGCAGGAGTACAGGCACTGGTGGCTGGAGGTAGACCGCGGGACCGAGAGCCGGACGAAGATCACGCAGAAGCTCGTCGCGTACGTGGCAGCGAAGCGGGCGTCGAAAGCGTTCATCCCATCGGTCCTATTTGTCGCTCAGGACGACAGGAGAGCGCGCGAGCTACGTTGGATGCTTGAACAGTACGAACATAACGACCCAGAGCTTTTTCTGGTTTCGACAGCGTCTGAGTTCGCCGGCCTGATCTTCGAATAA
- a CDS encoding DUF4062 domain-containing protein: MDRRYQVFISSTFIDLVEERREIIQALLEMDCLPAGMELFPAANEDQWTLIKGVIDQSDYYLVVLGGRYGSTTEDGISYTEMEYDYAVSKGIPVMGFVHGDPGSIPKSKLDLDPELQAKLSAFQDKVQTRMVKRWTTPAELGSVVTRGMIALTKNNKRDGWVRGNLAMTEEVRTQIAELQAQVAKAEKAAVVADNGTTSGLDTSFAHGQDIVRLLYQATLSDHSNKMFSTSGGYEVSWDYIVRRLGVSMLAEAPERLLRERLNANISSKLKRDVFTDYKRVSATITDDSWGTIIIQLRALGVITTGTKKRTVSDKSIYWALTPAGDKYLVGLRAHKRPTGDDPVVQESGESESDE, encoded by the coding sequence ATGGACCGTAGGTATCAGGTATTCATTAGCTCGACCTTCATCGACCTAGTTGAGGAGCGTCGCGAGATTATCCAAGCACTGCTAGAGATGGATTGCCTTCCAGCAGGGATGGAGCTATTCCCGGCAGCAAACGAGGACCAGTGGACGCTGATCAAAGGTGTCATCGATCAGAGCGACTATTACCTCGTAGTCCTCGGTGGCCGCTACGGCAGCACGACTGAAGACGGTATCAGCTACACAGAAATGGAATACGACTACGCAGTCTCGAAAGGCATTCCGGTGATGGGGTTCGTTCACGGCGATCCGGGCAGCATTCCGAAATCTAAGCTAGATCTTGATCCCGAACTCCAGGCCAAACTATCTGCGTTCCAAGACAAGGTGCAGACTCGTATGGTGAAGCGATGGACCACTCCTGCCGAACTGGGGTCCGTAGTAACTCGGGGGATGATCGCTCTGACTAAGAACAACAAACGCGATGGTTGGGTTCGAGGGAATCTCGCCATGACCGAGGAGGTTCGAACACAGATTGCCGAGCTTCAGGCGCAAGTCGCAAAGGCCGAGAAGGCTGCCGTCGTCGCCGACAATGGAACGACCAGCGGACTCGATACGTCCTTCGCCCACGGGCAAGACATCGTCAGATTGCTCTACCAGGCGACGCTTTCAGACCACTCTAACAAGATGTTCTCAACTTCAGGAGGTTACGAGGTCAGTTGGGACTACATCGTACGTCGACTAGGTGTCTCAATGCTCGCTGAGGCGCCTGAGAGATTGCTTCGCGAGCGCCTCAATGCGAACATCTCAAGTAAGTTGAAGCGAGATGTCTTCACCGACTACAAGCGCGTCTCTGCGACGATAACGGATGACAGTTGGGGTACGATCATTATTCAACTTCGCGCACTAGGCGTAATTACCACCGGCACCAAGAAGCGTACTGTTTCAGATAAATCAATCTATTGGGCTCTTACGCCGGCCGGAGACAAGTATCTAGTCGGGCTTCGTGCGCACAAGCGGCCAACGGGAGATGACCCAGTAGTTCAGGAGTCCGGAGAGTCCGAAAGCGACGAGTAA
- a CDS encoding DUF2971 domain-containing protein yields MNDTEEVQQFLNLIVDVLRREARRRENDDLASALYMAADNFNRWIEVNYFVVSFSSDPDSLSQWRGYAGGGQGYALGFERSMFQNMPGWRLVECVYEEVVALDLARSIVYEGMRVVREGDYNYELEDARIYTAIYSRAMTEAPVLKHPAFKEEHELRLIGGPFGRVAAKVRAGKRGIMPYVELDWPIGEDGYYHLREVVAGPGAREDTFHGLDIATSNDEKFELFVDVLGSDAPYRS; encoded by the coding sequence ATGAATGACACAGAGGAGGTCCAGCAATTCCTAAATCTGATCGTGGATGTTCTTCGACGTGAGGCTAGAAGGCGTGAGAACGACGACCTTGCCTCGGCGCTTTACATGGCGGCGGATAACTTCAATCGTTGGATTGAAGTGAACTACTTTGTTGTGTCCTTCTCGTCCGATCCTGATTCACTCAGTCAGTGGCGTGGTTACGCGGGAGGCGGACAGGGATACGCCCTCGGATTCGAGAGGTCCATGTTCCAGAATATGCCTGGTTGGCGTCTCGTTGAATGTGTTTACGAGGAAGTAGTTGCCCTCGATCTGGCGAGATCTATCGTGTACGAGGGCATGAGAGTTGTTCGAGAGGGTGACTACAACTACGAGCTTGAAGACGCCCGAATCTATACTGCCATCTACAGCCGCGCAATGACGGAAGCTCCTGTGTTGAAGCACCCGGCCTTTAAGGAAGAGCATGAGTTGCGCCTAATCGGAGGTCCGTTCGGGCGGGTTGCTGCAAAGGTTCGTGCAGGCAAACGCGGCATTATGCCCTACGTTGAGCTGGACTGGCCGATTGGCGAAGATGGTTACTACCACCTTCGAGAGGTAGTGGCAGGGCCTGGCGCGAGGGAGGACACGTTTCACGGGCTCGACATCGCCACTTCAAACGACGAGAAGTTCGAACTTTTCGTTGACGTGCTCGGGAGCGATGCCCCATATCGCTCGTAA
- a CDS encoding transglycosylase SLT domain-containing protein, whose product MAATTAPSGCEQYRPLVAQYAWDVDVALAVMRAESGCNPSAIGDLSLTYQGSGRREGMSCGLMQVRVLAGRPDCDALLDPATNLANAWRIYQARGSFTPWSVYTSDKYEQFL is encoded by the coding sequence GTGGCGGCAACGACAGCACCAAGCGGCTGTGAGCAGTACCGACCGCTCGTCGCGCAGTACGCGTGGGACGTCGATGTGGCCCTCGCAGTGATGCGAGCCGAGAGCGGCTGCAACCCGAGTGCGATCGGCGACCTGAGTCTTACGTACCAGGGGAGCGGCCGGCGCGAGGGGATGAGCTGCGGGCTCATGCAGGTCCGTGTGCTGGCCGGGCGACCGGACTGCGACGCGCTGCTGGATCCGGCGACCAACTTGGCGAACGCTTGGCGCATTTATCAAGCGCGCGGATCGTTCACGCCGTGGTCGGTCTATACGAGCGACAAGTATGAGCAGTTCCTGTAA
- a CDS encoding YopX family protein translates to MSREIKFRFWDGTSGNMCMAYTAEDGYITYSSGWKLSMMQAIKEGNATEGYDAPKALMQFTGLQDKNGVEIYEGDILLGGYNAVYDFARWSVSFRDGRYQTDCVALHLKDDGFRDISHGGYSNPYLDGKTCASLEVIGNIHENPDLIG, encoded by the coding sequence ATGAGCCGCGAGATCAAGTTTCGTTTTTGGGATGGCACTAGCGGCAACATGTGCATGGCGTACACCGCCGAAGATGGGTACATCACGTACTCGTCCGGCTGGAAGCTTTCTATGATGCAAGCCATCAAGGAAGGCAACGCGACCGAAGGTTACGACGCCCCGAAGGCGCTCATGCAGTTCACTGGCCTTCAGGACAAGAACGGCGTGGAAATTTACGAGGGCGACATCTTGCTCGGCGGGTACAACGCTGTCTACGACTTCGCTCGTTGGTCAGTGTCGTTCCGCGATGGTCGCTATCAGACCGACTGTGTCGCGCTACACCTCAAGGACGACGGCTTCCGAGACATCAGCCACGGCGGGTATTCCAATCCTTACCTCGACGGGAAGACGTGTGCGTCCTTAGAGGTCATCGGCAACATCCACGAGAACCCGGACCTCATCGGGTGA
- a CDS encoding DUF5681 domain-containing protein, producing MTQPAQSGDQQAGEKPKKLLNSGVDPSVGAATQFKPGVSGNPAGRPKGSISLSQRIQQMLNDEDFEALLPDPERGFKEFRGAPAIAIIKAAIIRAATGDLKAADWLAKYGYGTKIDMDVDLKQAPVPLLVGLAPATLTVLDDDEDDPDGGNTPADDGPH from the coding sequence ATGACACAGCCCGCACAATCAGGCGACCAACAGGCAGGCGAAAAGCCCAAGAAGCTCCTCAATTCAGGGGTCGACCCTTCCGTGGGCGCTGCCACCCAGTTCAAGCCTGGCGTCTCGGGCAATCCTGCCGGTCGCCCCAAGGGCTCGATCAGCCTCAGTCAGCGTATCCAGCAGATGCTCAACGATGAGGACTTCGAGGCACTGCTGCCCGACCCGGAGCGTGGCTTCAAAGAGTTCCGTGGTGCGCCGGCCATCGCCATCATCAAGGCGGCGATCATCCGTGCTGCCACTGGCGACCTCAAGGCAGCGGACTGGCTCGCGAAGTACGGCTACGGAACGAAGATCGACATGGACGTCGACCTCAAGCAGGCACCGGTGCCGCTCCTGGTCGGCCTCGCTCCAGCAACTCTCACCGTCCTAGACGACGACGAGGACGATCCTGATGGCGGCAACACTCCAGCAGACGACGGCCCTCACTAA
- a CDS encoding PBSX family phage terminase large subunit: protein MAATLQQTTALTKISGLRRRLRIIQGGTSASKTFSILAYLIHTAQSNPGLVISVVSESLPHLKLGAIRDFQNIMRMQHYWEEGSWSRSEFVYRFDNDSIIEFFSVDDASKAHGPRRDILFVNEANNVSWPIYRQLAGRTRKVIIVDFNPVGSFWAHEKLMPHRKHDFLKLTYRDNEALEPALVREIEENGRIDENYRQVYVLGNVGRNEGQIMTNWIHLQAIPPEARLMRRGLDFGYTNDPTAIVDVYEYNGGYLWVLIAYAKGLSNAQIAKLILDQPEQVLVVGDSSEPKSIEEIKSYGVPIIGAVKGADSVLNGVGTVQSQQVYVLDQDTDLIKEERNYLWKLDRDGQPMNVPRDLFNHAMDAGRYAMTDLIVKRVEPIDDYEDSDDDSEFAGLMDESF, encoded by the coding sequence ATGGCGGCAACACTCCAGCAGACGACGGCCCTCACTAAGATCAGCGGCCTCCGCCGGAGGCTCCGCATCATCCAGGGCGGCACGAGCGCGTCGAAGACGTTCTCGATCCTCGCGTACCTGATTCACACCGCGCAGTCGAACCCTGGGCTCGTCATCAGCGTGGTGTCCGAGTCGCTGCCTCACCTCAAGCTAGGTGCGATCCGTGACTTCCAGAACATCATGCGGATGCAGCACTACTGGGAGGAGGGCTCCTGGTCGCGCTCGGAGTTCGTCTACCGCTTCGACAACGACTCGATCATCGAGTTCTTCAGCGTGGACGACGCCAGCAAGGCGCACGGTCCGCGCCGAGACATCCTCTTCGTGAACGAGGCCAACAACGTGAGCTGGCCGATCTACCGCCAGCTCGCCGGCCGTACCCGCAAGGTCATCATCGTCGACTTCAACCCGGTCGGCTCGTTCTGGGCGCACGAGAAGCTGATGCCGCACCGCAAGCACGACTTCCTCAAGCTGACCTACCGCGACAACGAAGCGCTCGAGCCCGCCCTGGTCCGCGAGATCGAGGAGAACGGCCGGATCGACGAGAACTACCGCCAGGTCTACGTCCTGGGCAACGTCGGCCGCAACGAGGGGCAGATCATGACGAACTGGATCCACCTCCAGGCGATCCCGCCCGAAGCACGGCTGATGCGCCGCGGTCTGGACTTCGGCTACACCAACGATCCCACGGCCATCGTGGACGTCTACGAGTACAACGGCGGCTACCTCTGGGTCCTGATCGCTTACGCCAAGGGCCTCAGCAACGCGCAGATCGCGAAGCTCATCCTCGACCAGCCAGAGCAGGTGCTCGTCGTCGGGGACAGCAGCGAACCGAAGAGCATCGAGGAGATCAAGAGCTACGGGGTGCCGATCATCGGCGCGGTGAAGGGCGCGGACTCCGTGCTCAACGGCGTGGGTACTGTGCAGTCGCAGCAGGTCTACGTACTGGACCAGGACACCGATCTCATCAAGGAGGAGCGCAACTACCTCTGGAAGCTGGACCGCGACGGCCAGCCCATGAACGTGCCGCGCGACCTTTTCAACCATGCGATGGACGCCGGGCGTTATGCGATGACTGACCTAATTGTGAAACGCGTGGAGCCGATCGACGACTACGAAGATAGCGACGACGATAGCGAGTTCGCGGGATTGATGGACGAGAGCTTTTAG
- a CDS encoding phage portal protein family protein translates to MALFKRKELMKEVGESGTQVASGQIIGEEYNWKLQGEQALRVFDEMRRNDATVNAALDALKFPVISAEWDVDAASEDEKDIEVRDLVKECLFNLVNWAKFLDEALTYLEMGFSLFEMVFEPRTIDGKLRIALVKISFRKQTTIKSWEMEGGGEGVTQVTNNGRFSIPEVKILRITHKQEGDNRAGRSLLRSAYKHWYIKDKLYKIDAIGHERQSLGVVEITTPAGAQKADKDKLRRAARNLRANESSYIEHPEGYVVEFMDMKAATLKDVEPSINHHDRQIMKNVLAQFLEIGASGSSGTKGASEDHSRLFDMGTQNVANTLRDAVQQTAVRLIVDLNFTDVEYPTLRVGKTSDENLSLISEAVTKYVTAGALHPRAGDENTLRKSIGWEEVDDEELAELYEKPEPVVVKTEEADVKADATVKELKALKASVEAALYEPSSKAA, encoded by the coding sequence ATGGCATTATTCAAACGAAAAGAGTTGATGAAAGAAGTCGGTGAGTCCGGCACTCAAGTAGCGTCCGGTCAAATCATCGGCGAAGAGTACAACTGGAAGCTTCAGGGGGAGCAGGCTCTTCGTGTCTTCGACGAGATGCGCCGCAACGACGCCACGGTGAACGCCGCGCTGGACGCGCTCAAGTTCCCCGTCATCAGTGCCGAGTGGGACGTGGACGCCGCGAGCGAGGACGAGAAGGACATCGAAGTCCGCGACCTCGTGAAGGAGTGCCTGTTCAACCTCGTCAACTGGGCGAAGTTTTTGGATGAAGCCCTCACCTACCTGGAGATGGGCTTCTCTCTGTTTGAGATGGTCTTCGAGCCCCGCACGATCGACGGCAAGCTCCGCATCGCGCTGGTGAAGATCAGCTTCCGCAAGCAGACCACGATCAAGAGCTGGGAGATGGAAGGCGGCGGTGAGGGTGTGACTCAGGTCACCAACAACGGCCGGTTCTCCATCCCTGAGGTCAAGATCCTCCGCATCACGCACAAGCAGGAGGGTGACAACAGGGCTGGTCGCTCGCTGCTTCGGTCCGCGTACAAGCACTGGTACATCAAGGACAAGCTCTACAAGATCGACGCGATCGGCCACGAGCGCCAGAGCCTCGGCGTCGTTGAGATCACCACACCAGCCGGAGCGCAGAAGGCAGACAAGGACAAGCTCCGCCGTGCAGCGCGCAACCTCCGCGCCAACGAGAGCTCCTACATTGAGCACCCCGAGGGCTACGTTGTCGAGTTCATGGACATGAAGGCAGCGACGCTCAAGGACGTCGAGCCGAGCATCAACCACCACGACCGGCAGATCATGAAGAACGTCCTGGCTCAGTTCCTCGAGATCGGTGCGTCTGGGTCCAGCGGGACCAAGGGCGCGTCCGAGGACCACAGCCGGCTGTTCGACATGGGCACGCAGAACGTGGCCAACACCCTGCGCGACGCCGTGCAGCAGACGGCCGTGCGCCTGATCGTCGACCTGAACTTCACCGACGTGGAGTACCCGACCCTCCGCGTGGGCAAGACCAGCGACGAGAACTTATCCCTCATCAGTGAGGCCGTCACCAAGTACGTGACCGCTGGTGCCCTGCACCCGCGTGCCGGAGACGAGAACACGCTGCGTAAGTCGATCGGCTGGGAAGAGGTGGACGACGAGGAGCTAGCTGAGCTGTACGAGAAGCCTGAGCCGGTCGTCGTGAAGACCGAGGAGGCGGACGTCAAAGCTGACGCCACCGTCAAGGAACTGAAGGCGCTCAAGGCGAGCGTTGAGGCCGCGCTCTATGAGCCGTCAAGCAAGGCTGCTTAG
- a CDS encoding phage minor head protein produces MSRQARLLSAHAHLTAAIRESEPWEASYKASPATFKRLVREEALLQADVNGYLLGLSGRIPQIVNWAEVQFRTVQASAVPPESDELWTVEIALLTAAIQDHLVELAVIGANAGEEIYLRPLGFSTLSESIQRAAGKYTAELVKDITSTTRRYIQQSIQSSIAQGENLEQMTARIRARVANPKRAEMIAQTESVNAYQRGIEDFAVQSGAESSTWDALLGACLLCRPLHGVTKPLGELFTLGNGAEVARPPGHPRCRCGRIINYPK; encoded by the coding sequence ATGAGCCGTCAAGCAAGGCTGCTTAGCGCCCACGCGCACCTGACGGCCGCGATCCGCGAGAGCGAGCCCTGGGAGGCGAGCTACAAGGCGTCGCCGGCCACGTTCAAGCGGCTCGTGCGCGAGGAAGCCCTCCTGCAGGCCGACGTGAACGGTTACCTGCTCGGGCTGTCCGGGCGCATCCCTCAGATCGTGAACTGGGCCGAGGTGCAGTTCCGCACGGTCCAGGCGTCCGCCGTGCCGCCTGAGTCGGACGAGCTGTGGACCGTCGAGATCGCGTTGCTCACCGCGGCGATCCAAGACCACCTCGTCGAGCTGGCGGTGATCGGCGCGAACGCGGGGGAGGAGATCTACCTGCGACCGCTCGGGTTCAGCACACTCAGTGAGTCGATCCAGAGGGCAGCGGGCAAGTACACGGCGGAGCTGGTGAAGGACATCACTTCGACCACACGCCGCTACATCCAGCAGTCGATCCAGTCGAGCATCGCGCAGGGCGAGAACCTGGAGCAGATGACCGCTCGCATCCGTGCTCGGGTGGCAAACCCGAAGCGTGCCGAGATGATCGCGCAGACCGAGAGCGTGAACGCTTACCAGCGTGGCATCGAGGACTTCGCGGTCCAGTCCGGCGCCGAGAGCAGCACGTGGGACGCCCTGCTCGGCGCATGTCTCCTCTGTCGACCGCTCCACGGCGTGACGAAGCCACTGGGCGAGCTGTTCACCCTGGGCAACGGTGCCGAGGTCGCGCGCCCACCAGGTCACCCACGTTGCCGGTGCGGTCGCATCATCAACTACCCGAAATAG
- a CDS encoding phage protease — MASKAVQRLIKISADADGNGPAAIHLMSAGHWHTPWHGAFEMTTSDLADMVTNFESGVGLVAENKNRAPLNYGHDMGGKAAAWITGLFLENNGTELWGSVKWTREGARSLNEEEYAYISPEWNPRDFPWENPEVEGEFVDNVFTGAALTNIPLFKKLKPVMASRDAGGSDKHNEGESMDLATLRAKKADELTDEEKAFLAEHKTELTDDERTAFGLVDEPATPEAPATPEEPATPEEPAPAAGPVQASAHGLTASQIAQLQADAKAGREAQQELLKTRLTASVKAHIERGAIKSDQLDSAVSLLMASSDSQRTSLSAFLEALPTNTLIASAPSGDGGEAVAVELTDEDKSLGSDFGNTPEEIAEYKKKEAAAAAGK, encoded by the coding sequence ATGGCAAGTAAAGCGGTACAACGACTAATCAAGATCTCGGCGGACGCCGACGGTAACGGACCAGCCGCTATTCACCTTATGAGCGCCGGCCACTGGCACACGCCGTGGCACGGTGCGTTCGAGATGACGACAAGCGATCTCGCCGACATGGTGACGAATTTCGAGTCCGGCGTTGGCCTCGTCGCGGAGAACAAGAACCGCGCACCGCTGAACTACGGCCATGATATGGGCGGCAAGGCTGCTGCCTGGATCACTGGCCTGTTCCTTGAGAACAACGGCACCGAGCTGTGGGGGAGCGTCAAGTGGACGCGAGAGGGCGCTCGCTCTCTCAATGAAGAGGAGTATGCGTACATCTCGCCTGAGTGGAACCCGCGGGACTTCCCGTGGGAGAACCCAGAGGTCGAGGGCGAGTTCGTGGACAACGTCTTCACCGGCGCTGCGCTCACGAACATCCCATTATTCAAGAAGCTGAAACCGGTCATGGCGTCTCGCGACGCTGGCGGCAGCGATAAACACAACGAAGGAGAATCTATGGATCTAGCCACACTACGTGCCAAGAAGGCAGACGAGCTGACCGACGAGGAGAAAGCATTCCTCGCTGAGCACAAGACAGAACTCACCGACGACGAGCGCACAGCGTTCGGACTTGTCGACGAGCCAGCAACGCCTGAAGCACCAGCAACGCCCGAGGAGCCTGCGACACCTGAGGAACCTGCACCCGCTGCTGGTCCTGTTCAGGCGAGCGCACACGGGCTCACCGCGTCACAGATCGCCCAGCTTCAGGCTGACGCGAAGGCTGGCCGCGAGGCACAGCAAGAACTGCTGAAGACGCGTCTCACCGCGTCCGTCAAGGCACACATCGAGCGCGGCGCGATCAAGAGCGACCAGCTCGACAGCGCGGTGTCTCTGCTCATGGCGTCTAGCGACAGCCAGCGCACGAGCCTGAGCGCGTTCCTCGAAGCGCTCCCTACCAACACGCTCATCGCATCAGCACCGAGCGGTGACGGTGGCGAAGCGGTCGCGGTCGAACTGACCGACGAGGACAAGAGCCTCGGCAGCGACTTCGGCAACACGCCGGAAGAGATCGCTGAGTACAAGAAAAAAGAAGCAGCCGCAGCGGCTGGTAAATAG
- a CDS encoding Mu-like prophage major head subunit gpT family protein, protein MTVITQEFLKSLNTNINVTWQKRYETAPNADLWKKIAMPVNSKNTSEKYAWLGNVPGLREFKSERIPGTLSKFEYEITNKKYESTLDVDRDALEDDQTGQIMIALSTMATKAGKHYTRLVSSAFDLAFTTPIFDGQNFFDANHAGGGNYLGTAKDLNVANLDAAELLLAAMKDDQDEVLGYQGTALIVGPALVAAANKLVKSKTIVEGGAAVDNPYYGRYEVIVLPHLGATSKKWAVANLGEGLMPFILQIRVAINLISKTDINSDRAFDKDIFTWGTRARHNAGYGNHQLIVGAVAN, encoded by the coding sequence ATGACAGTTATCACCCAAGAGTTTCTGAAATCGTTGAATACGAACATCAACGTGACATGGCAGAAACGCTACGAGACCGCACCGAACGCGGACTTGTGGAAGAAGATCGCGATGCCGGTCAACAGCAAGAACACCAGTGAGAAGTATGCGTGGCTCGGCAACGTACCCGGACTGCGTGAGTTCAAGTCAGAGCGCATCCCTGGGACGCTCAGCAAGTTTGAGTACGAGATCACGAACAAAAAGTATGAATCGACTCTCGACGTCGACCGAGACGCGCTTGAGGACGACCAGACCGGTCAGATCATGATCGCGCTCAGCACGATGGCGACCAAGGCTGGGAAGCACTACACCCGCCTCGTGTCGAGCGCCTTCGACCTCGCCTTCACGACTCCGATCTTCGACGGCCAGAACTTCTTCGACGCGAACCACGCTGGCGGAGGCAACTACCTCGGCACAGCGAAGGACCTTAACGTCGCGAACCTCGACGCCGCTGAGCTCCTGCTCGCAGCGATGAAGGACGACCAGGACGAAGTGCTCGGCTACCAGGGCACAGCCCTCATCGTTGGCCCGGCGCTCGTAGCTGCGGCGAACAAGCTCGTGAAGAGCAAGACGATCGTCGAGGGCGGCGCTGCCGTCGACAACCCGTACTACGGCCGCTACGAAGTGATCGTGCTGCCACATCTCGGTGCGACGAGCAAGAAGTGGGCTGTCGCGAACCTCGGCGAAGGGCTCATGCCGTTCATCCTTCAGATCCGGGTAGCGATCAACCTGATCTCGAAGACCGACATCAACAGCGACCGCGCGTTCGACAAGGACATCTTCACTTGGGGTACACGCGCTCGTCACAACGCCGGCTACGGCAACCACCAGCTCATCGTTGGTGCGGTAGCGAACTAG